ACtaccttgctccagcgtttgttcctgtattattacctatttggattctgaccccggcttgttcctgacttctcctttggttcctgattcttggttctgacccggcttcctgaccattctcctgcttctgatttgggtGTGTGCTTCTctttggttttgacccggcttgctgactattctacGTTCTGCTGCATTCAgacttccatcctgcatcctggtgttcCGTCACCGCTGCCTCATTTGATACCTCgccagctaactgatactgagggccgcgacctgcacatcccttGCTGCGAAGTCCATGCATCCTTGGTGAAAACCagtggcgtgttagactccgcgcctcagtactcagtagccccaactgctggcaggtatcgcCAACTTCATCTTCGTGACTGCGACAGTCATGGTTGGTGGTCCGGTTTGCAAAGTGAATACCTGGTTGTTCCACATGTCTCACTGTTGCTGCTGAGGTCCCCTTGATGGAAGGTCCTCCAGGCAGCTGGTTATTTTTAGGCATTTCTTCTCTACCGTTGGGTGGCTTTTGGACATCCCACCATGTGTGTCACTTTTTTTGCTGTAGGAGATAAGGTGATTTTTGCACTTTGCATTAAATCCCTTTCTCCAAGACTACAGGGTGATGTAGAACTACTCTCCAGGAAAGCATGTCTCTGTGTTATTCTTCTCCATGTCTTGTCTCATTGCTGGACCAATTGCAAACTGAGATTGATTAGCGGAATAGGGGAGTGATAAGGAGTAggttcttttatgtttttttgtttttttatttccaccAGTGCCTTCTGTGTCCTATGACAAACTCGGAGAAAATTACAAAAATACCCTCTTTACCTTAGtggttatttgtttttaaaatgaaaactcTCTTGTAGTAAGTAAAAGCATGATTGTTACCTATGCAGATATCTACACACATGAAGATTAGTCCTGCAATGGGATACTACTAGCTAACTATAATTTCTCTCTCGCCACAGGTTTTCCTTTAAATAACCCTGATATTCTTTTACGGGTTAAGCAGCATGGCAGCGTGTTTTTAGATGATCACGTTGAGTCTCGAGAAGAAACACACGCAACAAGTACAGCAGCCGGTGGGTGGTATTGTTGAGATCTCATATAAGAAAAGTCTGTTACCTTTTTCTGATATCTTTTGAATAATGCACCATGGTACCTTTAATTACAGGTAATAATGTACAACAACTTGACAATGCATCGACAATCAGTAAAGGTGAAGTGCAGTGTTTGAAAAATCCCCTCGGGTGTACATTTCAGGAAAGTGTCAGTGTTTCCAAGCCACGTAAGTTATTTTTGTTTGTCctgatttttttaattactttacttGCCAATTAAtgaaatgcaaattaaataatgTGCAAATATTGTGACAGTGTACAGGggcaaacgaaaaaaaaaatgagagagagagagttgcgCATGCGGCCGCGCAAGCGCAGCAGCTCAATTTCGGCGattctgaattgtacagcagccgtggcgctgtcaaagaagcagcaGTGCTGtgttgtagtacaatacagcaccgccgcggacgcttctttgacagcgctgcggctgctgtacagtaccgttcgtTGGCAGAGGGTatggggtttctggagaaccagagacccctccccccccctgcgtgcgcccctggtgtgAAGCAGGTATAATGGGAAGATTAGTGCATTGCTGGGGAACAGGCGGCATCAGGAGGTTTATAAGTAGTCCTCATGAACTGACATCATTTCGAAACTGAGTCTCTGCCTCTTGTACcttctttgggcctgagtcattaggcaaaaaaaggagtaaatgttctccaggacaatccatgttacaatgcaaggggtgaaaattagtttattatttcgcacataagttaaacactggctgttttttcatctagtacacaaatatttgatagttttatgtCTACACTGAAATTAATGGTTTATCTAGAacttgccctatcccaactataaatctgttcccacattttaaatgtacctcctcctccaatgcaacatggttttgcccaggtgcaaagttactcctttttatgctttgctcaccttaatgactcaggcccattatgttcaaGGCTTTTCACTACTTTTGATaactttgttttgtattatttgcaAGTTCACAGTTCTGCTTGTTTTCAGTTGAAGACCAAACCTCGAAAAAGTACGTAGAAGAACATATTCTGGATGAGTTACGGACAGATAAAGCCAAGGAGAATATCCTTCGATGGGAAGATCTATTTGACAAAATTGAACCAAAAACAACACCAAAAGAAAAAGCCAATGAAAGCTTAAGAAGCGTGGACTTGACTAGTAAACACCCCAATACAACTGCTGAGAAAAAACTACACACAAAGGCGAGACTGTTTATTTGTTCGGTGTGTGGTAAAAGTTTTGGCGGCAATTCTTTGCTTGTGAGGCACTTGAGAATTCACACAGGCGAGAAACCCTACGCCTGTAGCCACTGTGAGAAAAGCTTTAACGATAAATCCTATCTTCTGCGGCACTTGAGAACTCACACTGGGGAGAAACCCTACTCTTGCTCTGTGTGTTTTAAAAGTTTTAGCCAGAACTCCAGCGTCATCGCCCATATGAGGATCCATACCGGAGAGAGGCCGTTCCAGTGCACCGAGTGCGACAAGCGTTTCAGCGACAAGTCGTACTACGTGCGGCACATGAGGTCTCACACTGGGGAGAAACCATACAAGTGTGCTGAATGCGATAAATGTTTTACTCAGACTTCTAGCCTGGCTTCACACATGAGGATCCACACGGGAGAAAAACCATTCAAATGCTCTTATTGCGATAAATGTTTTAGTCAAAATTCAAGCCTTGTTATACATAAGAGATTACACAGCCAGGAGGATACACTTTAATGGAACATTTTGGAGCATCATCTTAAAGGATATTTCCATGAAATGTTTTAAAGGTTACGCTCACCCGCTTATCTGAAAGGTGGGGGTCGTTTCTCTGGCTCACTGTTGAGTTCCTTGAATAAAATTGGGTGGTTTCTGAGGCAGTGCTCCCAGCAATATGAGTTAGCGTTGAGAGTTTCGACGTTGGCaagttgtatttttaaaaattctCCCCCCATTATACACTTCAATTCTACAATTCGTAGTCCTGGTGGTCCGTCCACAGAGCACGATATACCGATACTAGCCTGCGTAATTTCACCTATTCACCATACAACCTCTTATCCTCCCCACCCACGCTGTACTTTCAACTTTCCTTAATACAAGGTCAGACGGAACCTTTCTTCCTACATAGAGAACCTCCAGTGTTCTGAGTTCCTCTGGTTCAAAGGTGGCAGATGGAACTCTAAGAGATTTCTTtgcagatacaaaaaaaaaacgttcCAATGCTCTCGGGGCCGCTGAGAAAACCGTGCCAAATTCTGTGCAGCAGTAAAGGAGCGGAAAAGacaaaaaatagtttttcttcTAGGAAAATGATTACTTAACAAAAAGATATATTGCACCATATAATACCTCTCGTCTACTACATAGTGCACAAAGAACCAAgattatgttttttaaataacttataaCGTGCATAGATCAGACCATCTGATGTGGTATACAAAGGGTTATTTTTCCCAGTTCTTCTTAACTATAAGAAGAATTTTTACATGTAAATAACGTTATAATGAAGATGTCATGTTATTCTGCTAACTAAAATAAGTAACATTTATATTAGACTAGTAGAGATGGATGGCACATTCAGCCCTGTTAATTTGCTAATTTTGTCTGTATTATATGCCTACATAGATTTATACATTACACATATTTTTCTTAAACTATTTTCAAATGCAAGATTAAATATTGGGTTGAATACTACAAAAAAAAggacaaagaaataaaaattttATACCCAtacttttatgtttaataaatacactttATGGGGGTAATGCAATACCCCAGAGCGTACCTCCGCAACGGAACAGTCGTGAAGGCACTCGGCAGCAATGTAACATCACAAATGTTATCTCGCACCACTTAGAGGTGCACAGGATAATACGTTATGTTCAGGTATCGTAGTACCTCAAATGAGTGCAGCCGGACCTCACAGGGAACTTAATTTACCCCTTTAAGTTTCGGAAGGGCAGTTTATGGGATTTTTTTAAGAGTAATAGAAACTGTAAATTATTGTGTTATTACAGTATTACTAATTACAGTATTTTAAATAGGACTATCTAGGCAAATTTTGGAATAACTACAgaattgcaaaagaaagtaaaaaattttaaaaaagcagTGTAAACCAGCAATATTATGGCTAAATGTAATCACACAGCATAAacaattaagttgtttttttcattaactaAAAACTTCCAGATTTCATTGGAAGCCGCGATAATCTGGCCTTGATCACTACATTCAATGGGAAGTCTGTTGCGTCATCTAAGTACAATAGCAGAGGCACATTAATATGTACACATACACCAGTGTAAAAATGTGACGCTTTGAATAAATGTAGATGTCCCCTTAGTGTCATGAATTGAGACGTACCACTACAGGCAGCAGTGTTCTAGGAGAAAAACAAGTACATGTTTAATAATGGCAATGGTCAGGATGTCATAGGAGCGAGGACTTTGATGTCATGTTTCCACTTGTGCACTTATTTAGTCACAAACCAAAAATCTTCAAAATGACATgtaaaacctatatatatatatatatatatatatatatatatatatatatcgtacaACCTGTACACAGACGCATGTCAAACGGCAGAATTGGGTTGTGCTCCACACGTATGTGCCTTCACATTTTTTGgggtgtatggggggggggggttgtaaaaAACCCCAGTGAGTCACCTTCAGTGATAAAAGTTGAATCCTGTAAGTTTACTTATTTGGGGTTGTTCTCGTGTACAATATGACCTTGGTATAGTCTCACAGTGAACTTTATATGTAGCTGTACTATTCatcatcta
Above is a genomic segment from Mixophyes fleayi isolate aMixFle1 chromosome 11, aMixFle1.hap1, whole genome shotgun sequence containing:
- the LOC142106834 gene encoding uncharacterized protein LOC142106834, which gives rise to MSGTISMQTLVTFNDVAVYFSEDDWTCLEEWQKELYRNVMQEIHGVLTAMGYSISNPDVLVRIQNLEACGFDNNHESAKRKNSCKFASGFPLNNPDILLRVKQHGSVFLDDHVESREETHATSTAAGNNVQQLDNASTISKGEVQCLKNPLGCTFQESVSVSKPLEDQTSKKYVEEHILDELRTDKAKENILRWEDLFDKIEPKTTPKEKANESLRSVDLTSKHPNTTAEKKLHTKARLFICSVCGKSFGGNSLLVRHLRIHTGEKPYACSHCEKSFNDKSYLLRHLRTHTGEKPYSCSVCFKSFSQNSSVIAHMRIHTGERPFQCTECDKRFSDKSYYVRHMRSHTGEKPYKCAECDKCFTQTSSLASHMRIHTGEKPFKCSYCDKCFSQNSSLVIHKRLHSQEDTL